In a single window of the Tellurirhabdus bombi genome:
- a CDS encoding DNA topoisomerase IB, translated as MNLLELAHNPAQTAKAVRLLYVQDTMPGITRHRKGDRFIYKDAKGTEVKDEDTLSRIHKMVLPPAWERVWICAKPNGHLQATGIDTKGRKQYRYHTNWNAIRTETKFFRMIAFGEHLPLLRARLEKDLKQRELTKEKVIAIALSVMEQTLIRIGNASYEKEYGSYGLTTLKDKHVNVDTGKVKFRFKGKKGVFHDITVKDRRLAKLVKACRDIPGKELFQYYDENGENRSIDSGMVNDYLRETAGDDFTAKDFRTWAGTVNALRMLAELEPCETEKELKKNVNTVLEEVAHKLGNTKTVCRKYYVHPQVLEAYECQDLNPYFQRKNRFRQTSKYGLDSTEKLLLTFLKDQLKQVARKTGSRALQQAA; from the coding sequence ATGAATTTACTTGAGCTTGCCCATAACCCCGCCCAAACCGCAAAGGCCGTACGTTTGCTTTACGTTCAGGATACCATGCCTGGCATTACGCGTCATCGCAAGGGTGACCGATTTATTTACAAAGATGCCAAAGGCACGGAGGTTAAGGATGAAGATACATTAAGCCGTATTCATAAAATGGTGCTTCCGCCAGCCTGGGAGCGCGTCTGGATTTGCGCAAAACCCAATGGACACCTTCAGGCTACCGGAATCGATACCAAGGGACGTAAGCAGTATCGGTACCACACGAACTGGAACGCCATTCGAACCGAAACCAAATTTTTTCGCATGATTGCTTTCGGCGAACACCTTCCGCTTCTACGCGCTCGGCTGGAAAAAGACCTAAAGCAACGCGAACTGACAAAAGAAAAAGTTATCGCCATTGCGCTGTCTGTGATGGAGCAGACGTTGATTCGGATTGGTAACGCTTCCTACGAGAAGGAATACGGGTCATATGGGCTTACCACCTTGAAAGACAAGCATGTAAATGTAGATACGGGTAAAGTTAAATTCCGCTTTAAGGGCAAAAAAGGCGTTTTCCACGACATTACAGTTAAAGACCGCCGGCTAGCGAAACTCGTCAAAGCGTGTCGCGACATTCCTGGCAAAGAGCTGTTTCAGTATTATGATGAAAACGGCGAGAACCGGAGCATCGACTCGGGTATGGTAAATGACTACCTGCGGGAAACGGCAGGTGATGATTTTACTGCTAAAGATTTTCGTACCTGGGCGGGCACCGTCAATGCTTTAAGAATGCTGGCAGAACTGGAACCTTGCGAAACCGAAAAAGAACTCAAGAAAAACGTCAACACGGTGCTGGAAGAAGTGGCCCATAAACTGGGAAATACAAAAACCGTCTGCCGTAAGTATTATGTACACCCGCAAGTTTTAGAAGCCTATGAGTGCCAGGATTTGAATCCATATTTCCAGCGAAAAAACCGGTTTCGTCAGACCAGCAAGTACGGCCTTGATTCTACAGAAAAGCTACTGCTTACGTTCCTGAAAGACCAGCTTAAGCAGGTAGCCCGGAAAACGGGTAGCCGGGCCTTGCAACAAGCGGCTTAG
- a CDS encoding SulP family inorganic anion transporter codes for MNTPKSNRLIDFSNVEGDIRGGVVSFLVAVPLCLGIALASGAPLFAGIIAGIVGGLVVGIFSRSALSISGPEAGLIVVVLGAIETLGSFPTFLLATCLAGIIQIGLGYARAGIVSNFFPSSVIKGMLAGIGVILIIKQIPHLVGYDADSAEGFSLFQPGGFNIIEQFKMALGQLNAVAIIISVASLAILLLWERPFFRQHAFLKNIPAALIVVILGILINSAVNLINPALALQGGHLVQLPVPDSAAAFLDLFTFPDFSQWNNPQVYTAAVSIALVASLEALLAVEATDQLDPYKRKTPSNAELKAQGVGNIVSGLIGGIPLTSVIVRSSVSINAGARTKLAALIHGTLLLVCVITLPVVLNMIPWASLASILLITGYKLTRISIFKQLYSEGFIKFLPFVATIVAILLTDLLTGIAIGMVVGLFFILRENYLNGHQTHTYVDQGIKRIRISLGDYVSFLSKASIVKLLKDVPDNCILEIDGTNSSYIDSDVVQTILNFEETARLRNIRLIFLRGPEEHKTQVEPSGPAPSPVEAQLKAVS; via the coding sequence ATGAATACACCGAAATCGAATCGACTTATTGATTTTAGCAACGTAGAAGGCGATATCCGAGGCGGTGTTGTTTCATTTCTTGTGGCCGTTCCTTTGTGCCTGGGCATCGCCCTGGCTTCGGGCGCCCCTCTTTTTGCCGGCATCATCGCCGGAATCGTAGGCGGTCTGGTCGTTGGTATCTTTAGCCGTTCTGCATTAAGTATATCTGGCCCGGAAGCAGGCCTCATTGTCGTGGTTCTGGGAGCCATCGAAACGCTTGGTTCATTTCCTACCTTTTTGCTGGCAACCTGTCTGGCAGGTATAATTCAGATTGGGCTGGGTTATGCACGAGCCGGGATTGTCAGCAACTTTTTCCCTTCATCGGTTATAAAGGGAATGTTAGCCGGGATTGGTGTTATTCTGATTATCAAGCAAATTCCGCACTTGGTTGGCTATGATGCTGACTCAGCAGAAGGCTTTTCGCTTTTTCAGCCGGGCGGCTTTAACATCATCGAACAATTCAAAATGGCGCTCGGTCAGCTTAATGCGGTAGCCATCATTATTTCTGTTGCGTCTTTAGCCATTTTACTCCTGTGGGAGCGGCCTTTTTTCCGCCAGCACGCCTTCCTGAAAAATATTCCGGCAGCTCTTATTGTCGTTATTCTAGGCATTTTGATTAATAGCGCCGTAAATCTGATTAACCCTGCCCTAGCGCTACAAGGTGGGCACTTGGTTCAGTTACCTGTTCCCGACAGCGCAGCCGCTTTCCTTGATCTGTTTACCTTTCCCGACTTTTCGCAGTGGAATAACCCGCAAGTTTACACGGCTGCCGTTTCAATTGCGCTGGTAGCCAGCCTTGAAGCTTTATTAGCGGTTGAAGCAACGGATCAATTGGACCCCTACAAGCGTAAAACACCGTCAAACGCGGAGTTGAAAGCGCAGGGAGTTGGCAATATTGTTAGCGGCCTGATTGGTGGTATTCCCTTGACCTCGGTTATCGTGCGGAGTTCAGTTAGTATCAATGCCGGGGCACGCACGAAGCTGGCCGCCTTGATTCATGGCACACTTTTGCTGGTCTGTGTAATCACTCTTCCGGTTGTTCTGAACATGATTCCCTGGGCTTCCCTGGCCTCAATTCTATTGATTACGGGGTATAAACTCACCCGAATAAGCATTTTTAAGCAGCTTTACAGTGAAGGCTTTATTAAGTTTCTTCCATTTGTTGCTACGATTGTTGCCATTTTGCTAACGGATTTGCTAACCGGAATTGCCATTGGGATGGTAGTTGGCCTTTTCTTCATCTTGCGGGAAAATTACCTCAACGGTCACCAAACGCATACCTACGTTGATCAAGGCATCAAGCGCATCCGAATCAGCCTTGGCGATTATGTCTCGTTCTTGAGTAAGGCGAGTATTGTCAAGCTGCTGAAAGATGTTCCTGATAACTGCATCCTCGAAATTGACGGAACAAACTCTTCCTATATCGACAGTGATGTGGTCCAAACCATTCTCAACTTTGAAGAAACGGCCCGGCTGCGAAACATCCGTTTGATTTTCCTTAGAGGGCCAGAAGAGCACAAAACGCAAGTTGAGCCATCTGGTCCAGCACCATCCCCCGTTGAAGCACAGCTTAAAGCAGTAAGTTAA